Within the Pseudobythopirellula maris genome, the region CCAGGCGGTCTGCCCGTCGCACTACATGGGAGCCGTGGAGCTCTACCGCACGACCGGTGACAAGCGTTACCTGAAGCTCGCCCAGCGGTTCCTCGACCTGCGCAAGACGGCCTCGGGCGTCGACGGCGGCGGGGGCGACGACAACCAGGACCGCATCCCGTTCGTCGATCAGCGTGAGGCGGTCGGGCACGCGGTGCGGGCCAATTACTTATACGCCGGCGCCGCCGACCTGCTGCTCGAGACCGGCGCCGAGGAGTACGTGGCGCCGCTCGAGGCGGTGTGGGAGAGCGTGGTCGAGAAGAAGCTCTACGTCACCGGCGCCTGTGGCGCGCTCTACGACGGCGCCTCGCCCGACGCCTCGCCCCGCCAGGGCGAGATCACCCGCATCCACCAGGCGTACGGCCGCAACTACCAATTGCCCAGCGCCACGGCCCACAACGAGACCTGCGCCGCCGTGGGCGCGGTGCTCTGGAACTGGCGGCGTTTCCTGGCCGATGGCGAAGCGCGGCACATCGATTGGATCGAACTCGCGCTGCACAACGCCGTGCTCTCTGGGGTCGACCTGGGCGGCACCGATTACTTCTACACGAACCCGCTGCGTGTGACCGACCCGCAGCCGACCGACATCCGCTGGTCGCGCAGCCGGCTGCCGTTCATCGTGTCGTTCTGCTGCCCACCGAACGTGGTCCGCACCGTCGCCCAACTGGGCGGCTACGCCTACGCGAAGACCGACGACGCGATGCGTGTGAATCTCTACGCCGGCGGCGAGCTAACAACCGATCTGGCGGGCGGCGAACTGCGGCTCACGCAGGCGACCGACTACCCGTGGGACGGCGCCGTGAAGATCACCATCAACGAGGCGCCCGCCGCTGCGTTCGCGATCGAACTGCGACGGCCCGACTGGGCCGAAGCGATGACCGTCCGCGTGAACGGCCAGAAGGTCGACGCCGAGTCGCGCGACGGCTACGTTTCCGTCAGGCGCGACTGGAAGCAGGGCGACACGGTCGAGATCGACCTGCCGATGCCCGTGGTCACGCTCGAGTCGCACCCGCTCGTCGAGGAAACGCGCAACCAGTTGGCCGTCAAACGGGGGCCGATCGTCTACTGCCTCGAGTCGGTCGACCTGCCCGAGGGCGTTTCGATCGAGGAGGTCGGCGTTTCGCCCGACACGGAGTTCACGGTCGAGCGCGACCCCGAGCTGCTAGGCGGCGTGCCAACCCTGGTGGCCGACCTGCCGGTCGAAGACGCCAAGCCGTGGCGTGGGCTCTACCGCCCGGCCGAGGCCGAGACGGCAAAGACCGCCCGCTGCCGGCTCGTGCCGTACTACGCGTGGGGCAACCGGGGCGAGTCGGAAATGACCGTTTGGCTGCCGCGTAGGTAACAGTTTTTTGAACCACGACGGAACAAAGCAACAAAGAGAAGAATGATGTCGCGTCGTTCCTTCGTTCCTTTGTGGTTCTTATGTCAATGTGGTGTGATCCATGCCACCCGGCCTCGTAGCTCGACCGTGCCTTCGACTTCGTCTTTGCCGAGAACCTTGCCCGACTCGGGATCAATCCAGCGGACGCTCGACGTGTCGTTGAGCGTTATCTGGGCGTCGTCGTCCACCGCGTAGCAGAGCTGGCCTCCCTCGTCGTCGGCCAGACGCAGCACGGTGTCGCCCTCTTCCCACTCGGGCCGCATGGCGACGATCGCCTTCTTAAGCTCGGCCGGCAGCGGCGGCGTGTTGGCCAGCGATCCTCCGCCCATCAGCACGGCCCAGCCGGTCTGCGACGAGCGGCCGCCGCCGGCGCTATACAACACCGGCTTCTCGGGATGACGCGTGCGGTAGTCACGCACCGAGCGGGCGACCGACTCGAAACCGCCGCCGCCCCCGCCCCCCTTGCGCGAGTGCTGCCGCGGCGCCAGGTTGGCGCCCCCCGGCGGGGCGTAAACTTTGTCGCCGCGGCCGTAGGACCAGTAGCGGATGTCGATGAT harbors:
- a CDS encoding glycoside hydrolase family 127 protein — protein: MKKLLLALTLLTPCAQAEPLYVADTTDSPHALLRPVGVDEVRFTSGFWADRLRVCRERSIPAMWELMRDSQYKPFYEHFLIAAGKAEGDYHGAPWNDGDFYKWIEAACSSIAAEPNAEMREAIDMAVAAVVAAQRADGYIHTPVLIKNRNGDASAKPFSDRNDFEVYNLGHLMTAGCVHYRVTGERGLLEAGERAAQFLERAFENPTPQMARQAVCPSHYMGAVELYRTTGDKRYLKLAQRFLDLRKTASGVDGGGGDDNQDRIPFVDQREAVGHAVRANYLYAGAADLLLETGAEEYVAPLEAVWESVVEKKLYVTGACGALYDGASPDASPRQGEITRIHQAYGRNYQLPSATAHNETCAAVGAVLWNWRRFLADGEARHIDWIELALHNAVLSGVDLGGTDYFYTNPLRVTDPQPTDIRWSRSRLPFIVSFCCPPNVVRTVAQLGGYAYAKTDDAMRVNLYAGGELTTDLAGGELRLTQATDYPWDGAVKITINEAPAAAFAIELRRPDWAEAMTVRVNGQKVDAESRDGYVSVRRDWKQGDTVEIDLPMPVVTLESHPLVEETRNQLAVKRGPIVYCLESVDLPEGVSIEEVGVSPDTEFTVERDPELLGGVPTLVADLPVEDAKPWRGLYRPAEAETAKTARCRLVPYYAWGNRGESEMTVWLPRR